The following proteins are co-located in the Carassius gibelio isolate Cgi1373 ecotype wild population from Czech Republic chromosome A9, carGib1.2-hapl.c, whole genome shotgun sequence genome:
- the LOC128019439 gene encoding opsin-3-like, whose translation MFSEQADLNFSFNMSEEDRLTLLDEDWSDSPVETLSRAGFIALSVFLGFIMTFGFFNNFIVLVLFCKFKTLRTPVNVLLLNISVSDMLVCMFGTTLSFASSVRGRWLLGRHGCMWYGFINSCFGIVSLISLVVLSYDRYSTLTVYHNRGPDYRKPLLAVGGSWLYSLIWTVPPLLGWSSYGLEGAGTSCSVSWTERTAQSRAYIICLFLFCLVIPVLIMVYCYGRLLYAVKQVGKIRKTAARKREYHVLFMVITTVVCYLLCWMPYGVVAMMATFGRPGIISPVASVVPSLLAKSSTVINPLIYILMNKQFYRCFCILFCCQRHLMQNGHSSMPSKTTVIQLNRRVLSNTVACTAPISTGIHKHDCSTPASERTNPPEVTT comes from the exons ATGTTTTCCGAGCAGGCTGATTTAAATTTCAGCTTTAACATGAGCGAGGAGGACCGGTTAACTCTTCTGGATGAGGACTGGAGCGACTCACCAGTGGAGACGCTCTCACGCGCGGGCTTCATCGCCCTCTCAGTGTTCCTGGGATTCATCATGACTTTCGGTTTTTTCAATAACTTTATCGTATTAGTCCTCTTCTGTAAGTTTAAGACGCTCAGGACGCCGGTTAACGTGCTGCTTCTTAACATTAGCGTCAGTGACATGCTGGTGTGTATGTTCGGGACGACCCTGAGCTTCGCGTCCAGTGTGCGGGGACGGTGGCTGCTCGGACGGCACGGCTGCATGTGGTACGGCTTTATCAACTCCTGCTTCG GCATCGTATCTCTGATATCCTTGGTGGTTCTTTCTTACGACCGCTACAGCACATTGACGGTGTACCATAACCGTGGTCCAGACTATCGCAAACCTCTTCTGGCAGTAGGGGGTTCGTGGCTTTACTCTTTGATCTGGACCGTGCCCCCTCTTCTGGGCTGGAGTAGTTATGGCCTGGAGGGTGCAGGAACCAGCTGCTCTGTATCATGGACCGAGCGTACCGCCCAGTCTCGTGCCTACATCATCTGTCTGTTTCTGTTCTGCTTGGTCATACCAGTGCTCATCATGGTCTACTGCTATGGGAGATTGCTGTACGCAGTCAAACAG GTAGGGAAGATACGCAAGACAGCAGCGCGGAAACGGGAATACCATGTTTTGTTCATGGTTATCACCACGGTGGTGTGTTACCTTCTGTGCTGGATGCCGTACGGGGTCGTGGCCATGATGGCTACATTTGGGCGGCCAGGAATCATCTCACCGGTGGCCAGCGTGGTGCCCTCTCTCCTCGCCAAGAGCAGCACGGTCATCAACCCACTCATTTACATCCTGATGAACAAACAG TTCTACAGGTGTTTCTGCATCCTGTTCTGCTGTCAGAGGCACTTGATGCAGAACGGTCACTCCTCCATGCCCTCCAAGACCACAGTTATCCAGCTCAACCGTAGAGTCCTCAGTAACACTGTTGCCTGCACCGCTCCGATCTCCACCGGCATCCACAAACACGACTGCAGCACCCCTGCCTCAGAGAGGACCAACCCTCCAGAGGTCACCACCTAA